The window AGACGGAGATGCTCGGGCGAACCGTCGGGAACCATCCGATCGAGGCACTCGAGCCCGTTGTCGACCTCGAGTCGATCGTCCGTGCCAGAGCGACCGTCGCCGGGGTCGCCGTCGAAGCCCCCGTTCGAACGTACGCGAGCGAACTGGCCGGCTACACCCGTGAACACGCCCAGATCGGCGCGAGTCCGCGTGGAACCATCGCCCTCCTGCGGGCCGCCCAGGCGCGAGCGATTCTCGACGACCGGGAGTACGTCATCCCCGACGACGTGCAGCACGAGGCTCCGTACTGTTTCGCCCACCGGATCAAACCGGCCTCGAGTTCGGGCAACCAGGAGCGAGACGGCGTCGCCATCGTCGAGGACGCCCTCGAGCGCGTCCGAGTGCCATGAGGTTGTCCAGGCGCGGCTGGGCTGCTCTCGGCGTGATCGCGTTCTGTCTCCTCATGGGGGCGCAGTTCGGGTCGCGGGCACTCGACGCCGTTGTCGCACCGCTGGTGCTCATCCTCGCAGCGGGCGTCGTCACCGCTTACCGCACGACTCGTCCAGAGATCGATCGACTTCCGATCGAGGAGGGCTATCCCAACGAACGCCGGACGGTCGAACTCGCCGTCGAGGTCGAAACGCCGCTGTCGGCGACCGTCGTCGACGCCCTTCCCGACGGTGTCTCGGCCGTCGACGGACGGAACGCAGTCGAGACCACGTTGCTCGACGGCGAGCCCATTCGCTACGAGATCGACCTCGAGTCCCGCGGTCAGCACGCGGTCGGCCCACTGACGGTGACCATCACCGATCTGTTCGGCCTGGTCGAACGCCGGTTCAGGTACGCCCAGACGAGCGACGTCCTCGTCTACCCGCGGGTGTACGATCTTCGAGGCGGCGCGAAACACGACCTCCAGTTACTTCGGGACGCCGTCGGACGGTACGACCGCGAGGAGTTCGATCACCTCCGGGAGTACGAGCGCGGTGACTCGCTCCGTGACATTCACTGGAAATCCGCCGCCAAGCGCGCCGACGGCGAACTCGTCGTCAAGGAGTTCGTCGCAGATGGCCGCGTCGGCTCGGTGGAACTCACCGCCGAGTGTACCCCCGGCTACGCCGACGACCTCGCGACGGCCGTCGCCAGCGTGGCGACCTACCTCCTCCGGGAGGAGGTCGCCGTTGGGGTCGCACTTCCGGAGGCAACGCTCGAGGCCGAAACCGGGGAGCGCCACCAGCTCGAGATGCTCCGACGGTTGGCCGTTCTCGAGCCTGGCGAGGCCGACGACCGAGCGCGAACCGGCGCGGACGTGTTGATCCAGGCGGATACGACCGGTGTGGTCGTGATCGTCGAGGGCCACGAGATTCCGTTCGAGCGACTCAGCGGGCGTATTGACCCGGATACGGTTGCGGGACGGGGTGCGGACGAATCGGCGACCAGCCGGGAACCTGGCTCGAGCGACGATCGATCGAACGCGGGAACGGGAACGGGGGTGTCGGCACACGCATGAGTACCGACTCCCGAACCGTCCCCCGAACGGTATCGACGTCGCTCGAGGAGACGGTCGACGCGTCGGTGTTCAGAACGCTGGCACTGGCCGGCATGATCGTGTTGACGGGCGCGTACGTGCACGTGCTGGCGGACATCACGCGAACGGTCGGTGGTACCCAGTCGCTGTACCTCCTCGTCCTGACGATGGCCGTCACGGCGACGGTGCTCGCCCACGCGATCCAGCCGCGAACCGCTCTCGCGATCGGGCTCGGTGCTGGAGCGATCGGCTTTCTGTACTACCTCGAGGCGACCGGTCACGGGGCTGGTGCGATGATCTTGCAGGCGGACACGTTCCTCTCGGATACGATTACGCTGGCGACCGGGATGTCGATTCTCCAGATGGTCGAAGCAGGAATATGGACGCTCGGGTTCGCTCCGGGGCCGGTGTTTCTGTCGTGGTATCTCGTCATGCGCGAGCGCTACGCGTTGAGCGTCGTTCCGGGTGGAATCGCGCTGGTCTTCCTGGTGTTGACGACGGACGCGACGACCGGGGTGACGGTCGTCGGCGTCGTCGGCGGCATCGCCGCAGTCGGTTTCGGTGAACTCGACCACCGTGGCGGGACGATCGCCCAGGCGGACGTGCTGGCGATTCTGTTCGCGGTGATCGTCGTCCTCTCGATGACGATCACGTTCGTCCCCGGTGGGGCAGCAAGTCCGACGTTCCTGGTCGACAGTGGCCCGAGCACGCTCGACGGCGCGATCGACAGCGACCCGGATCGGACGTCGATCAGCGGGTCGGTCGATCTCTCCCCAGAGGTTCACTTCACGGTCGTGAGCGAGGAACCGACCTACTGGCGAACGGGGGTGTACGACCGCTATACGGGCGACGCCTGGGTCAGAAGCGGGCCAGACGATAGCTACAACACTGCTGGACTACCCACACCGGAGGGCGAATACGACACCGTCAGACAGACGGTCACGATCGAACGCCAACTCCACGTGATGCCCGTTTCGCCCCACCCGACGGCGATCGAGGGCGACATCGCCGAGCACGTCAGCGTCACCGATCACGGCCAGCCGATGCCCGACGGCCCGGTCATCGAGGGCGACACCTACAACGTCGAGAGCGCCGTCATCCGGGCCGACCCCGAGGAACTCACGAACGCGGGCACCGACTACCCCGAGCACGTCACCGACTACTACCTCCAGACGCCGGAGACGCTCTCCTCGGAGTTCGAGACGGCAACCGCCGACATCGTCGGCGACGCCGAGACGCCCTATGAAAAGGCCGTGGCCATCGAGCAGCACTTCCACGACGAGTACGACTACTCCCTCGAGGTCGACCGCCCAGGCGGCAACGCCGCGGAGGAGTTCCTCTTCGAGATGGACGAGGGTTACTGCGTCTACTTCGCGACGACGATGGCCCAGATGCTCCGTGCAGAGGAGATCCCTGCCCGGTACGTCACGGGATACACGTCGGGTCAGCAGGTCGACGATCACGAGTACGTCGTCCGCGGCCTCGATGCCCACGCCTGGGTCGAGGTGTACTTCCCCGAGCACGGCTGGGTCGCTTTCGAGCCGACCCCGTCGTCCGAGCGCGACACCACCCACCAGGAGCGCCTCGAGCAGGCTCGCGAGGACGGCGAAGCGAACGTCGACACCGATACCAGCGAGGACGTCCCGGCTGACGGTATCGAGGACGAAGAGCCCGACATTCCGGAGCCTGACGACGACTTCGAAGACATCATCGATCAAAACGACTCCGACAGCAATCAGTCGTCTCCGGGCATGACGCCTGGATACGAAGGACTCGATCCGGGTGGCGAAGGCGGGACGACGGACGGGAGCGATCTGCTCGAGCCAAGCGACCCCGGATCGGGGCTCCCTGATTCCGATGCGGGCACCGACGGGGCAGAGGAGGAGGACGAGGGTATCCCCGTCGCCCCCGGTGACCTCCTCCTCGGCGTCGCGCTCTTCATCGGCGTCGCTGCCGGCGTTCGCCGCTCGGGAGTTCCCTCCCTGGTCAACCGGGAGGTACGGCTGTACTGGCACGGGTTCCGCGCGGATCCGGTCGCCGACACCGAGCGGGCGTACGACCGTCTCGAGGTACTCCTGGCCCGGCGGTACCGCCCGCGAAAACGGGGGGAATCACCGCGACAATATCTGGAATCGCTGCGCCTGTTCGGCACCGTCGATCCCCGCGCCCGACGGGTCACCAAACTGTACGAACAGGCCCGATACGGTGGCGGCGTCGACCGCGAGGCGGCCGACGAAGCCGTCTCACTGGTCTCCGAACTCGCGCGTGAACAGACGCCAGTCGTGGGACGGCTGTGGCGGTGATTGGTTCGGGTGGCCAATCGAGTCCGTGGGTGTGCTGGAGTCGACTCCTCCGAGCAGTAACCGGTTACTCATCGCCGACTCGAGTTGGCTTTGACTCGAGTCTCGATGCGTGCGCCTCGAGCGTGATCTGGATGCCACTCGCGGCGTGTCGATTTCGTCGGTCGTGAATTTCTCGCGTGGAGCGTGCCGAAGCGTCTGTCGCCCGCTTACCAGAGCTGTGCCTGTGGCGTTCCACACTCCTCACAGAGTGCCGCCAGGTTACCTTTGTACCGGTCGCGAACCAGCGATCCCGCTCGACAGCTCGGACAGCGTCTCCCTTCGAGCGCGCTGAGTAACTGTCGGCCGTCGCCATTGGTTGCTGCCATTACACGATGGACAGTGCGTTCCCGAGAAGTCCTTGGCCTTGCCAGTGCCGGCCCTGGGCTGCTAATCGACACCCGTGAGGCACTGATCGATACCCGTAAACTCGAGGGGGCTCGAGTAACCCTATGCGCCACTTCGTGTTGCTGGCACATGACGTCCCCATCGACGGCGAGTTCTCCCTCGACGACCTCGCGGGCGGAGCGGGTCGACTCGATGCCATCGCTCGCTCGATCACCGCGTCGTTCGTCACCTCACACGGCATTCGAACCGACGTTCGAGTACACGTCGTCGTCCGGGATCAGTTCACGATCACGTTCGACGGCGCTGAACTCCGGCGGCTCAACCCAGACGAACGAAGCACGGCGGCGCTGGTCAGAAACGCCCTCGAGCAGCGCGAGGAAGCGATCGGCGCACTGCCAGCCGAACCAGGCCCGGGGATCGAACTCTATCGACGCGGGTTCGAGGCGACACTCGAGCAGGTCGGATCGGCGGGAACGGTCGTCCAGCTTTACGAGGATGGGGAGGCAATCGTCGACGTGTCCCCGGAGACGCTCGTCGATCCCGTGTTCGTCCTCTCGGATCATCACGACTTCACCGACGAGGAGGCGAACGTGCTCGAGACAGCGGTCGACCGGCGACTCCGACTCGGCCCGACGGTGCTCCACGCCGATCAGGCGATCACGGTTGCTCACCACTATCTCGACACGGACGGCTACGCGCAGTTTTGAGGTTTCAGCGTGATTTTTTGAACTTGGTCACGCACCCGATTCGCGAACGTGAGACGAAGCGCAAAGCCCTAAACCCCACCAGCGAATGTACTCATCGAACCCGACATGTCCACACGGAAGCGCCTCGTCGTCGTCTGTGGTCTCCCCGGCACCGGAAAAACCACCGTCGCGGGCGAACTCACCGACCGACTCGAGGCCGACCTCGTCCGTACCGACGTCGTCCGCAAGGATTGTTTTCCGGATCCCGACTACACCCCCGAGGAGACGCGTGCGACCTACGAGGAGACGCTTTCGCGGGCCGCCACGACGCTCGAGCAGGCGGGAGTCGCGGTCGTGGATGGCACGTTCCGGCGGGAGTCCCTACGCGAGCAGGCACGCGCGGTTGCCGAGGCTGCCGACGCCCGGTTCGATCTGGTTCGGGTGACGTGTGAGACGGACGTCGTCCGGGAACGGATCGCCGAACGGGAGGGTGATGCGAGCGATGCGGACTTCTCGGTCTACACGCTTCTCGAGTCCGAGTTCGAGCCGCCCGAAGAATCGCATCATAGCATCGATAATTCGGGCTCGCTCGAGACGACCCTCGAACAATTGTCGGCGATCTGTGCGACGCTCGAGGCTCGTGCGCCCTGATTAGTATCGAAATCGCCACTATTCGCAAACGTTAAACTGCCAGCTAGCCTGCCCTCGAGTGCGGGCCGGTGGGGTAGCTTGGCATCCTTCGGCCTTCGGGTGGCCGTAACCGCAGTTCGAATCTGCGCCGGCCCATCATTCTTTCCGCATTTCACGACGACGAGCGGAGCGAGGAGTTCGAAATGCGGGCGATGATGACGTCGTGCAGATTCGAGCAGGGAAGTCGCAAGCGCTCGAGCGTAGCGAGAGCGACCGTCTTCCCGTGTTCGATATCTGCGCCGGCCCCTCGTCTCGGTATATAACTGAAAAATAGGTAGTGACCCAAACGACGAAGCTGGCAATTGGGCTCTCGAGGAGCGTTCCGATACGCGTCGTTGACGTGTGCGATATGCTTCGATTTATGTAGCTATTTGATATACAAATCGAAGTAATTGTGGTGTGTTGTGAGCTCTTCTCTTCGAAGCCAGTCGCCTTCGAGCAGCCGATCGTGCCAGTTCCTTTTGATGGGTTTGTCAGAACGCCCTAATGGTGACTACTGGTATCACGGAACGGAGCCACTGATGCCAGCACGCGAGTCACTCGAGTCACGAACCAGACGAGCCGTTCTGCAGGCCGCTGCGGGCGCGTTGGGCGTCGCAGCCATCGGCAGTACGGCGGTAGCGCACAAGGAATCGACCAACGGCGGAACCGGCGATCAGTTCGACGGAGAGCGGCGAGACGCCGCGGCGAACACCGAAGTCGTCGGCTACCACAGCGCCGGCGGCGTCGGCTCCGCCTCCCTCGCCGGGCGACCGGAGGATCCCCACTACGGCGGGTTCAGCGAACTCCGGATCCACGACGACCTGGCGTTCGCGTCCGTCTTCTCCTCGCGTGACGAGACGCCGGACAGGGGGTTAGCGATCTTCGACGTGAGCGACTTCACGCGAGCCGAGTCCCGGAGCGAACTCGAGTCGGTCGACATCAACTGTCTCTCCTTTTTCCGGAACGAGAACGACGCCGCGGCGGTGATGGACGTGAAAGTGAGCGACGACGGGCAGTACGCGTTTCTCTCGAAGCAGCCGCTCACGGCGCTGTTCGGGGAGGTCGACGGCTCGAGCGGGACGGACGACCACGACGGCGGTGCCGACGCGGCGGCACTCGAGGTCGTCGACGTCTCCGATCCGGGGAACCCCGAGTTCGTCACCCAGACGACGCTCTCGGTGTGGACGCTCGGGCCGCACAACGCCTGGTACCACCAGATCGGTGGCCGCGAGTACGTCTTCACCGCCCACGGCGAGGACGGCGTCACCGGCGGGATCAACGTCTTCGCGTTCGACCGCGAATTGGGGACGCTCGAGCACGTCAACTGGTGGAACTACGACAGCGAACTCGCCGAGCCGGAAGTCGGCACCGAGGGCGGCTCGACCTACGTCCACGACGTCGTCGTCCAGGACGACCCCCGGTACGGGATTCCGATCCTGTACGACGCCAACTGGGACGCTGGCACGCGGCTTCTCGACGTGAGCGATCCGACGGACATCGAGGAACTGGGGGTCTTCGAGATGGAGCGCGCCCACCACACCGTCCCCGTACCGACGCTCCTCGGGGGCAAGCGCGTGTTCGTCGCAGGTCACGAGACGCCCGCGAGCCACGCGGATCAGGGGCACGTCCGCACCGACGGCGAGTCCGGTCACTACTACCTGGTTGACGCTGACCCGCTCGACGCGGTGATCGAAGGCGAGGCCGACCCTACCTATCTCGGCATCTCCTCGACGCTCCTCGAGGACGGCGTCGAACCGGCGAGTCGAGAGGCGTTTGAGATGTACGATCCGGAGGCGAAACCGGCGACCGAACTCGACCACTGGATCCTCCTCGAGTCGACCGATCAGACGTTCGACGAAACGCCCGGCTTCGAACACGAAGCCGCGGACGACGACTGGGAGTACGAGGGCTTCGACGACTTCAACCTGAGTGCACACAACCTCGATATCGACACGGACGGCACCGTCGTCGCGGGCCACTACCACGCCGGCACGCGGTTCCTGCGGATCACCGACGACTTCGACCTCGAGGAGACCGGCTACTCCCGCGTCGGCCCCGACGTGCCCGAGGACGCGACGCTCGGGGAACTCACGACCGGAACCCCGTTTCACTGGTCGGCCGTGATCCGGAACGGCGTCACCGTCTCGAGTGGGATCAACGGGGGGCCACAGACGATCGCTCACGACGAGATCGAGGTGGGTACCGACACGCCGGTCGACCTCGAGATCGAACGCGAGGCGGACGCCTCGCTGTTCACCGCCGGCCAGACGAGCCAGGTTCGCGTCCACGTGGACGCTGACGAACCCGTCCGCGTCCGGGATCGGATTCCCGTCGACTGGGAGGTCGTTGCCGGGGACGTCACCGTCGAGGAGCTCGAGGGGTACCGCACGGTCGTGACCTTCGACCACGAAGTCGAGGAAGGGACGCTCCGGTACTACGTGGAGGTTCCCGACGACGCCACGGGCCAGTACGCCGTTGGCCCCCTCGAGTACGCCCGCCCGGATGTCGACGCGCCGTACGGTGGGGGCGTCTCGGTGAACAACCGACTCTGGCGCAAGGAAAACGGCGAAGTCGACGAGGCGACCGTGCTCGGACTGGATCTGTGATGATCTCGGGGAGTGCGAATCGGCACCGCTCCTCGGTGTGATCGTCGAGGCTACTCGCTACTGTCGCTCCGTACGTCTGCTCTTTCACCTACTCCAGCCACTTACTCCTCGAGGCCACCGTATCGACACCGGGACTATACAGATAGCGGGGCTCGCCATCGGGTTTCGTGAATCCGTTCGCCTCGAAGAGCGTGTTCTCCTCGAGGACGACGTCGACGTCGTAGAGCGGCCACTGTTCGTGGTCGATTTCGGCGTATCGAAGCGTGCCATCCTGGGCTTCGGTGTAGTACCGTCTCCGGTCAGTCAGAAAGCTCGCGAGGGTTCCAGGGGCAGCGTGGAACGCGGTTCCCGTGGGCTCGTAGCTCGCCCGAAAGTGAACCGGTCTGGAACCGGGGTGTCGTCTGCGACTCCGGAACCTGATGCGACCGCTGCTTGCACGGATATCGATACTGGCGTAGTAGTACGGCAGGTGATGGAAGAGCCTGGCGCCGAGGACGGCCAGCAACCCGTCCGCATCGAGGCTGAAAAAGTAGACACCAGGGTTGGCGCCGTAGCGAACGTAGGTGCGAAGGTTGAGTTCGGGGAGGCCGATCCCGATGCCGGCCGGGGCGACTCGAGGGCGGACGTCGACGTTCGTAAAGGGAACGACCGAGAGCCAGGCCGCCCCGTCGAACGCCTCGAGGGTGAGGGCGTCGGGGACGGCCGGTTCGACGAGAGCAGGGTCGACTGGCCAGTTGGCAAAGAGCAGGTGACGCCAGCCCATGTGGAGGGAGACGACCATCGTCTGTAGGTCTTCCACGCCAGGGGACAAGATGGTGTCACCAATTTTCGGGAATCACGACCGTCGTCTGTGGTCGATACAGCCGAAGTCGGCGTCGCTGAGACTCGAGTCACAGCCAAGGGACGTTACTCGAGTCACTTTCGCGATTTTCCTGTCCACCCGACAGAAGCTGTACGAATCGTCTCGAGCCCGACTGATAAACTATCTTTGTTATAAATTAGTAGATTTACTAGGCGAAAAACGGAATATAATGTCACTCGGATATTATCCTATGTTTACAAACATAGAATTTTATATACTGTGATGTTGGATGTTACCTCGAACCATGGCAGAATATCACGCACATGGCTGTACCGACACGGAACACACCGGTAGCTGCGGGCAACCGGCTGATATGGACTGGGTGGAGACGAAGATCGATCGACGAAAGCTGACGCTCACGCCTGAGGAGTTCGAGGAACGGGCTCGAGAACACGCCAGAGTACCGGAAGACGAGAACCCTGGCGGTGACGGACTCAGCCGACGATCGGTACTCGGCAAGGCGGCCGGAGTCGCGGCCGCCGGCCTCGCCGCTCCGGTCGTGCTCTCGGGGAACGTCGCCGCCCACGGTACCGACGAGCCGATTTACACGACCTCCAACCTGAACATCCGCGATCACCCCAGCCTCGGCGGAAACGTCGTCAAAACCGCTGAGGAGGGGACGGGCATGATCATCGATGGTGGCCCATGGGACAACGACGGCTACCGCTGGTGGCAGGTGCGGATCAACGGCTGTGGCAACGATAACAGTCGCGTGACGGGCTACTGTGCCGAGGACTGGACGGCCCATCCCAACTTCTCGTACGGAACCTGGGGGTACGTCTCCTCGATCTGGGGCGACGACCGCTCCCACGGCTACCACCGGGGAATCGACATCGCGAACGATTCTGGAACGGCGATCTTCTCCAGTCGTCAGGGTACCGTCACCTACGCCGGCTGGGCGAGTGGCTACGGGAACGTCATTTACATCGACCACGGCGGCGGGTTCGAAACACGGTACGCGCACCTCTCGAACTTCCACGTCAACCAGGGCGACTGGGTGAGCGCTGGTCAGCGTATCGGGGACATGGGGTGTACGGGGAACTGTTCCGGCCCGCATCTCCACTTCGAGGTTCGCGTGAACGGATCGGATCAGAACTGGCCACAGGTTCGACACGCCCAGCAGTGGCTCAATACGGCTATCCCGCGAGATTGGGGACTCGGTGCCGTCTATCCGGGGTATCCGTACTGACAGCTCGAGTTCGAACACGAACGGCACAACCCCGTCAACGCCCGCCATAACGGCGGCTGCTGACGCTATTCGCGTGTCAAAGGTTACTTACCCACGGCTCCGCTCTAGAGAGACAATGAGTCAGGAGGGCGACCAGGAGGGATCCGACCGGAAGAAATACGAGTTCCGGAAGGTCATCGAAGATCTCAACAATTTCGAAGGGTCGGGCACGCAACTCGTGACGATCTACGTCCCCGAAGACCGACAGATCAGCGACGTGGTCGCACACGTCACCCAGGAACACAGCGAAGCCGCGAACATCAAGTCCAAACAGACCCGGACGAACGTCCAGGACGCGCTGACGAGCATCAAGGATCGACTGCGCTACTACGACAACTTCCCGCCGGAAAAGGGGATGGTACTCTTTTCGGGTGCCGTCGACTCCGGTGGCGGCCAGACCGAGATGGTCACCCGCGTCCTCGAGAGCCCACCCCAGCCCGTCGAGTCCTTCCGCTATCACTGCGACTCGGACTTCCTGACTGACCCCCTCGAGTACATGCTCGAGGATCACGGATTGTACGGTCTGATCGTGCTCGACCGGCGCGAGGCGAACGTCGGCTGGCTCAAAGGAAAGCGCATCGAGCCCGTTAAATCCGCCTCCTCGCTCGTTCCCGGCAAGCAGCGAAAAGGTGGCCAGTCCGCCCAGCGGTTCGCCCGCCTGCGACTCGAGGCGATCGACAACTTCTATCAGGAGGTGGCGGGAATGGCGAACGACCTGTTCGTCCCGAAGCGCCACGAACTCGACGGCGTCCTCGTTGGCGGACCCTCCCCGACGAAAGACGAGTTCCTCGACGGTGACTACCTCCACCACGAAATCCAGGACACGGTGCTCGGAAAGTTCGACGTCTCCTACACCGACGAGTCGGGACTCAAGGATCTCGTCGACAACGCAGGCGAGGCCCTCGCCGACGCCGAGGTGATGAAGGACAAAACGCAGATGGAGCGCTTTTTCAAGGAGCTTCACAGCGGGGAACTCGCCACGTACGGGTTCGAGCAGACTCGCACCAACCTCGTGATGGGGTCGGTGGAGAACCTGCTGATCAGCGAGGATCTGCGCAAGGACGTCGTCACCTTCGACTGTGGTGACTGTGGCAACACCGACTACGAACTCATCGACCGACGAAAGGCGACGCCGTCTCACAGCTGTAGCGAGTGTGGGAGCGACGTCGAGGCGACCGAGGACGACCGCGAGGACGCGATCGAGCACCTGATTAACATCGCCGAACAGCGCGGCACCGAGACGAAATTCATCTCGACTGACTTCGAGAAGGGCGAACAGCTCTACAACGCCTTTGGCGGGGTTGCGGGTATTCTGCGGTACAATACGGGCGTCTAACAGACTCCTCACTCGTCGGTGGGCGTCTGAGTCGTCGCCTTCGGCTACACGATACTACCGTCTCGGTTACACCGCACTCGAGTCGCTCGCCGACCATCTGCTCGCAGGTCACGTGACCGAGACCTTTTCCTCACGGCCACTCGTGGCCCTACTAGATGGCGTCTCCATCACGCTCCAATCCGCTCGAGACGATTTCCCGCCGGTACGATCTGTTAGCGGCACTCGAAGCCGACCCGGGGACGAAAGCCGACCTCGAGGCAACGACCGACTCGTCGAGATCGACGGTCGATCGGGGCGTTCGCGAACTCATGACGTTCGGCTTACTCGAGCGAGACGAGGGGCGACTCCGGTTGACTATGGCCGGCCGACTGGCACTCTCGGCGTTTCGGGACGCCAGAAACGCACTCGAGTCGGTCGTCGACGTCAGTCACCTTCTGGCGGCCGTTCCAACTGATGCGCCGCTGTCGATGGCGTTGCTCGAGGGAGCGACGATCCACGAACCCTCCCGTCTGACTCCGAACCAGCCGCTCGAGACGATCGCAAACCGGTTACAGGATGCCGTTCGATTTCGCGGCATTGCGGCGACGGAGCCGATTCCACAGTTTCGACGGATTTTGACCGAACGAACGATCGCTGGCCACCTCGACGCGGAGGTCGTCTTTACCGACGAGTTGCTCTCGTTCGTGCTGGACGACCACGGCGCGTCACTCGAGCGAGTATTTCAGACGGGTCGATTCCACGGTCACGTCGTCGAGTCGATCCCGTACGGACTCGTGCTGCTGGAGACGACGACAACCGCCTACACGTTCGTCGTGGTAACCGACGACGGCGAGACGGTGGGCGTTATCGAGAACGATTCGGAGGCAGCCTACGAGTGGGGGAGCGACGTGTTCCGACGGTTTCAGGCGGCAGGGGTTCGACTGCCGTCCGGTGGGGAGACGTAGCGAGTCGGGTGTCCTGGGCCGACGCGCTCGAGGATCGGGGCCTCGAGATCAGCATGCCCGAATCAGCATGCCATAGGAAGAACGACCCGTCGGGTGATTTTTCACTATAGGCTGTGAACGACTCGGCAATGAGTGCACAGGCATCTGCCTGGGACGTGTATCGACAGGCGCTTCCGGTGATTCTCGTCAGTCTCGTTGCCGGCCTGTTTGCCGGCACGATCCTGGGTAGTGAAACGATGCGAAACGGGATCGAACGCGTCCCGGGAATTCTCGTTCTGTTGCCCGCGTTTCTGGCGACTCGAGGCGGCGTCTACGGCTCGCTCGGTGCCCGACTCTCGAGCGGACTCCACCAGGGACTGATCGAACCCCGGTTCACCCTCGATACTCGCCTCTCGAACGCCATCGTCGCCTCGTTCATCAACGGCATGGTCGTCTCCGTGTTCATCGCGGTCGTCGCGTTTTTCG of the Natronosalvus vescus genome contains:
- a CDS encoding magnesium transporter → MSAQASAWDVYRQALPVILVSLVAGLFAGTILGSETMRNGIERVPGILVLLPAFLATRGGVYGSLGARLSSGLHQGLIEPRFTLDTRLSNAIVASFINGMVVSVFIAVVAFFVLVLFGSGGSLLQLVGIMVVAGFLSAILMLSTLVTVVFVGYRYGHDPDNIVGPLVTTLGDVFGIAFLLIAIYLVGLFL
- a CDS encoding helix-turn-helix transcriptional regulator, translated to MASPSRSNPLETISRRYDLLAALEADPGTKADLEATTDSSRSTVDRGVRELMTFGLLERDEGRLRLTMAGRLALSAFRDARNALESVVDVSHLLAAVPTDAPLSMALLEGATIHEPSRLTPNQPLETIANRLQDAVRFRGIAATEPIPQFRRILTERTIAGHLDAEVVFTDELLSFVLDDHGASLERVFQTGRFHGHVVESIPYGLVLLETTTTAYTFVVVTDDGETVGVIENDSEAAYEWGSDVFRRFQAAGVRLPSGGET